One Streptomyces mobaraensis NBRC 13819 = DSM 40847 DNA segment encodes these proteins:
- the mrdA gene encoding penicillin-binding protein 2, translated as MSNIPETGRTSRITIRLVVIQILVVSLLLTLGGRLWYLQIRNGDEYTAEAASNHIQQVIVPATRGSILDARGIPLADNQTRLVVSADRTDLMKMRDKGKGVLTRLAGVLGLKPEDVAAKVRLCDAKTPKPCWAGSPYQPIPITDEATTQQALQIRERAEDFPGITAEPMAVRRYPGPGGSNTAQVLGYLSPVTDDEITQAKDSRTPLMRSDEIGRNGLERQYDAELRGRAGVTRYEVDNLGRVIGKARSDRAEPGSNVVTSIDARVQAIAERELDQAMKDARQEMDRNTGTTYKADAGAVVVMESKTGRVVAMASNPTYDPNAWVGGISAKDYQALTGKDSDYPLLNRAIQGQSAPGSVFKVISATAAVNAGYPFTDKYNCSSSYNIGHQVFKNFESKGYGPIDLGRALEVSCDTVFYDLAYRQWQKDGGNNPKHPKDWFYRTAHEFGLGKPTGIDLPNEVRGRVPDRDWKKRYWEANKDAWCKQGRGAGKGDYAAEIAKENCESFARMRAGDSVNYSIGQGDTLVTPIQMATIYAAISNGGTLHDPTVGKAIISPDGKRIREIRPKAHGKLPFDGKTRDQLDAALAGVATQGSAAWRFQGWPQKEIPMHAKTGTAEVAGKQTTSWFATYTKDFTIVMTISQGGTGSGASGPAVRKIYNALYGVDEQGKIDAKKALLPRPEAGLPKIDKDGSIVAAHIDPPPSEPARKEEKQEE; from the coding sequence GTGAGCAACATCCCCGAGACCGGCCGGACCTCCCGGATCACCATCCGGCTGGTGGTCATCCAGATCCTCGTCGTCTCGCTCCTGCTCACGCTGGGCGGACGCCTCTGGTACCTGCAGATCCGCAACGGCGACGAGTACACCGCCGAGGCGGCCAGCAACCACATCCAGCAGGTCATCGTGCCCGCGACCCGCGGCTCGATCCTGGACGCGCGCGGCATCCCGCTCGCCGACAACCAGACGCGGCTGGTCGTCTCGGCCGACCGCACCGACCTGATGAAGATGCGGGACAAGGGCAAGGGCGTCCTCACCCGGCTCGCCGGGGTGCTCGGCCTGAAGCCGGAGGACGTGGCGGCCAAGGTGCGGCTGTGCGACGCCAAGACGCCCAAGCCCTGCTGGGCCGGCTCGCCCTACCAGCCGATCCCGATCACCGACGAGGCCACCACCCAGCAGGCCCTGCAGATCCGCGAGCGCGCCGAGGACTTCCCCGGCATCACCGCCGAGCCGATGGCCGTCCGCCGCTACCCCGGCCCCGGCGGCTCCAACACCGCGCAGGTGCTGGGTTATCTGTCGCCGGTGACCGACGACGAGATCACCCAGGCGAAGGACTCCCGCACCCCGCTGATGCGCTCCGACGAGATCGGCCGCAACGGGCTGGAGCGGCAGTACGACGCGGAGCTGCGCGGCCGGGCCGGCGTCACCCGGTACGAGGTCGACAACCTCGGCCGCGTCATCGGCAAGGCCAGAAGCGACCGGGCCGAGCCCGGCTCCAACGTCGTCACCAGCATCGACGCACGCGTGCAGGCCATAGCGGAACGCGAGCTCGACCAGGCGATGAAGGACGCCCGGCAGGAGATGGACCGCAACACCGGCACCACCTACAAGGCCGACGCGGGCGCCGTCGTCGTCATGGAGTCCAAGACCGGCCGGGTGGTGGCCATGGCCTCCAACCCCACCTACGACCCCAACGCCTGGGTGGGCGGCATCTCCGCCAAGGACTACCAGGCCCTGACCGGCAAGGACTCCGACTACCCGCTGCTCAACCGGGCCATCCAGGGCCAGTCCGCGCCCGGCTCGGTGTTCAAGGTCATCTCCGCCACGGCGGCCGTCAACGCGGGCTATCCGTTCACCGACAAATACAACTGCTCGAGCTCGTACAACATCGGTCACCAGGTCTTCAAGAACTTCGAGTCCAAGGGGTACGGCCCGATCGACCTCGGCCGGGCGCTGGAGGTCTCCTGCGACACCGTCTTCTACGACCTGGCCTACCGGCAGTGGCAGAAGGACGGCGGCAACAACCCCAAGCACCCCAAGGACTGGTTCTACCGGACCGCCCACGAGTTCGGCCTCGGCAAGCCCACCGGCATCGACCTGCCCAACGAGGTCCGCGGCCGGGTCCCGGACCGCGACTGGAAGAAGCGGTACTGGGAGGCCAACAAGGACGCCTGGTGCAAGCAGGGCCGGGGGGCCGGGAAGGGCGACTACGCGGCCGAGATCGCCAAGGAGAACTGCGAGTCGTTCGCCCGCATGCGCGCCGGCGACTCCGTCAACTACTCCATCGGACAGGGCGACACCCTCGTCACCCCCATCCAGATGGCCACCATCTACGCGGCCATCAGCAACGGCGGCACCCTCCACGACCCCACCGTCGGCAAGGCGATCATCAGCCCCGACGGCAAGCGGATCCGCGAGATCCGGCCGAAGGCGCACGGGAAGCTGCCCTTCGACGGGAAGACCCGCGACCAGCTCGACGCCGCGCTGGCCGGCGTCGCCACCCAGGGCAGCGCCGCCTGGCGCTTCCAGGGCTGGCCGCAGAAGGAGATCCCGATGCACGCCAAGACCGGCACCGCCGAGGTCGCCGGCAAGCAGACGACGTCCTGGTTCGCCACGTACACCAAGGACTTCACCATCGTCATGACGATCTCCCAGGGCGGCACCGGCTCCGGCGCCTCGGGACCGGCCGTCCGGAAGATCTACAACGCCCTGTACGGGGTGGACGAACAGGGGAAGATCGACGCCAAGAAGGCGCTGCTGCCCCGGCCCGAGGCCGGTCTGCCGAAGATCGACAAGGACGGCAGCATCGTCGCCGCGCACATCGACCCGCCGCCGTCCGAGCCCGCCCGCAAGGAAGAGAAGCAGGAAGAGTGA
- the mreD gene encoding rod shape-determining protein MreD, protein MRLNRILLSTALVVVALVLQVSVFARLHLPGAVPDLLLLVVVALGLVYGHTGGALVGFGAGLLADLAPPADHATGRYALVLCVVGYLVGLARPETGRLRSATVPLLVVLGAAVVSTLLYAGVGALVGDTAARHVGLTGLLLTAALYDLLLAPFTVPLIMALARRAENDPLTAEGATAVAAGEGAYGRLSGLGGRGRGKGLGGLQVRRTRLSRGTRGTRSKWKGGKHL, encoded by the coding sequence ATGCGCCTGAACCGGATCCTGCTCTCGACCGCGCTGGTGGTGGTGGCCCTCGTCCTCCAGGTGAGCGTCTTCGCCCGGCTCCACCTGCCCGGCGCCGTCCCCGACCTGCTGCTCCTCGTCGTCGTCGCCCTCGGCCTGGTCTACGGGCACACCGGCGGCGCCCTGGTCGGCTTCGGCGCGGGCCTGCTCGCCGACCTCGCCCCGCCCGCCGACCACGCGACCGGCCGCTACGCGCTGGTGCTGTGCGTCGTCGGCTACCTGGTCGGGCTCGCCCGGCCGGAGACCGGGCGGCTGCGCTCGGCCACCGTGCCGCTGCTCGTCGTCCTCGGCGCGGCCGTCGTCTCCACCCTGCTGTACGCGGGGGTGGGCGCCCTGGTCGGGGACACCGCCGCCCGGCACGTCGGCCTCACCGGGCTGCTGCTCACCGCCGCCCTCTACGACCTGCTGCTGGCGCCGTTCACCGTGCCGCTGATCATGGCGCTGGCGAGGCGGGCCGAGAACGACCCGCTCACCGCCGAGGGCGCCACCGCCGTCGCGGCCGGCGAGGGCGCGTACGGCCGGCTGTCCGGTCTCGGCGGGCGCGGGCGCGGCAAGGGGCTCGGCGGCCTGCAGGTCCGCAGAACGCGGCTGTCACGGGGGACCCGGGGGACGCGGAGCAAGTGGAAGGGCGGCAAGCACCTGTGA
- the mreC gene encoding rod shape-determining protein MreC: MRDTRESRLLLVLLIAVAFALITVDIRGGDRSPLDGARRAAATAFGPVEKGVAGIVDPVADAVAAVRDSGDRSDRITRLERENTALKQRLGSDDRNNARVRELDKMLGTAGRGQYGIKGAQVIAIGAAQGFSWTVTIDLGSNDGVKRDMTVLNGDGLVGRVTTVGPSTSTVLLVTDPKFTVGTRLEKSGEIGFAGGQGDSSLRVELLNGKAAVRPGDRLVTFGSSKDKPFVPGVPVGEVVRVEPSGGRLTRTLQVRPFVGFSKLDLVGVVVEPPKADPRDSVLPPKPEAPKPTPTVTVTATPTPSAEPRD, from the coding sequence GTGAGGGACACACGAGAGAGCCGGCTGCTGTTGGTGCTGCTGATCGCCGTCGCGTTCGCGCTGATCACGGTCGATATCCGGGGCGGCGACCGGTCCCCGCTCGACGGCGCCCGGCGCGCCGCCGCCACCGCCTTCGGGCCGGTGGAGAAGGGCGTCGCGGGGATCGTCGACCCGGTCGCCGACGCGGTCGCCGCCGTCCGCGACTCGGGCGACCGCAGCGACCGGATCACCCGGCTGGAGCGCGAGAACACCGCCCTCAAGCAGCGGCTCGGCAGCGACGACCGCAACAACGCCCGGGTCCGCGAGCTCGACAAGATGCTCGGCACCGCCGGACGCGGCCAGTACGGCATCAAGGGCGCCCAGGTCATCGCCATAGGAGCGGCCCAGGGCTTCTCCTGGACCGTCACCATCGACCTCGGCAGCAACGACGGCGTCAAGCGCGACATGACCGTCCTCAACGGGGACGGGCTCGTCGGCCGCGTCACCACCGTCGGCCCGTCCACCTCGACCGTCCTCCTGGTCACCGACCCCAAGTTCACCGTCGGCACCCGGCTGGAGAAGAGCGGCGAGATCGGTTTCGCGGGCGGGCAGGGGGACAGCAGCCTGCGCGTGGAGCTGCTCAACGGCAAGGCCGCCGTCCGGCCCGGCGACCGCCTGGTCACCTTCGGCTCCAGCAAGGACAAGCCCTTCGTCCCCGGCGTCCCGGTCGGCGAGGTCGTCCGCGTCGAGCCCTCCGGCGGCCGGCTCACCCGCACCCTCCAGGTGCGGCCCTTCGTCGGCTTCAGCAAGCTCGACCTGGTCGGCGTCGTCGTCGAACCGCCCAAGGCCGACCCGCGCGACAGCGTGCTGCCGCCCAAGCCCGAGGCCCCCAAGCCCACGCCCACGGTGACCGTCACGGCCACCCCGACGCCGAGCGCCGAACCCAGGGACTGA
- a CDS encoding rod shape-determining protein, which translates to MSFIGRDMAVDLGTANTLVYVRGRGIVLNEPSVVAINTNTGGILAVGAEAKKMIGRTPGNIVAVRPLKDGVIADFEITERMLRYFILKIHKRRWMARPRVVVCVPSGITGVERRAVIEASTQAGARQVHIIEEPMAAAIGSGLPVHEATGNMVVDIGGGTTEVAVISLGGIVTAQSIRVAGDELDNAIIQHIKKEYSLLLGERTAEQIKITIGSAYDLEQDEHTEIRGRDLVSGLPKTVVISAAEVRKAIEEPVNSIVDAVKTTLDKCPPELSGDVMDRGIVLTGGGALLRGLDERLRRETGMPIHIAEDPLDSVALGSGKCVEEFEALQQVLDAQPRR; encoded by the coding sequence ATGTCGTTCATCGGCCGTGACATGGCTGTCGACCTCGGGACCGCCAACACGCTGGTGTACGTCAGAGGCCGCGGGATCGTCCTCAACGAACCGTCCGTCGTCGCCATCAATACGAACACGGGCGGCATCCTCGCGGTCGGCGCCGAGGCGAAGAAGATGATCGGGCGGACGCCCGGCAACATCGTGGCGGTCCGCCCCCTGAAGGACGGCGTCATCGCCGACTTCGAGATCACCGAGCGGATGCTCCGCTACTTCATCCTCAAAATCCACAAGCGCCGCTGGATGGCCCGCCCCCGCGTGGTCGTCTGCGTCCCCTCCGGCATCACCGGTGTCGAGCGGCGCGCGGTGATCGAGGCCAGCACCCAGGCCGGCGCCCGCCAGGTGCACATCATCGAGGAGCCCATGGCCGCCGCGATCGGCTCGGGCCTCCCGGTCCACGAGGCCACCGGCAACATGGTCGTCGACATCGGCGGCGGCACCACCGAGGTCGCCGTGATCTCCCTCGGCGGCATCGTCACCGCCCAGTCCATCCGCGTCGCGGGCGACGAGCTGGACAACGCGATCATCCAGCACATCAAGAAGGAGTACAGCCTCCTGCTGGGCGAGCGCACCGCAGAACAGATCAAGATCACCATCGGGTCGGCCTACGACCTGGAGCAGGACGAGCACACCGAGATCCGCGGCCGGGACCTGGTCAGCGGGCTGCCCAAGACGGTCGTGATCTCCGCCGCCGAGGTCCGCAAGGCCATCGAGGAGCCGGTCAACTCCATCGTCGACGCGGTCAAGACGACCCTCGACAAGTGCCCGCCCGAGCTCTCCGGCGACGTCATGGACCGCGGCATCGTGCTCACCGGCGGCGGCGCCCTGCTGCGCGGCCTCGACGAGCGGCTGCGCCGCGAGACCGGCATGCCGATCCACATCGCCGAGGACCCGCTGGACTCCGTCGCCCTCGGCTCCGGCAAGTGCGTGGAGGAGTTCGAGGCCCTCCAGCAGGTGCTGGACGCGCAGCCCCGCAGGTGA
- the ndk gene encoding nucleoside-diphosphate kinase codes for MSQRTLVLLKPDAVARKLVGEIIARIERKANWTISALELRTLDRAVLEQHYAEHVGRDFYEPLMAFMSSGPVVAMVVEGERVIEGVRALAGPTDPISAAPGSIRGDFGTITRENLIHASDSVESAEREIKIFFPDHG; via the coding sequence ATGAGCCAGCGCACCCTCGTCCTCCTCAAGCCCGACGCGGTCGCCCGCAAGCTCGTGGGCGAGATCATCGCCCGCATCGAGCGGAAGGCGAACTGGACGATCAGCGCGCTGGAGCTGCGCACCCTGGACCGTGCCGTCCTCGAACAGCACTACGCCGAGCACGTCGGCCGCGACTTCTACGAGCCGCTGATGGCGTTCATGTCGTCCGGTCCGGTCGTCGCCATGGTCGTCGAGGGCGAGCGCGTGATCGAGGGCGTCCGGGCGCTGGCGGGCCCGACCGACCCGATTTCGGCCGCCCCGGGTTCCATCCGTGGTGACTTCGGCACCATCACGCGCGAGAACCTCATCCATGCCTCGGACTCGGTGGAGTCCGCGGAGCGGGAAATCAAGATTTTCTTTCCCGACCACGGCTGA
- a CDS encoding DUF4233 domain-containing protein, translating to MRTLCASTLIGEFFIIGFAGLVAMKDEDLSTGTVWAVSGTAMLLSVVLCGMITRPGGVQLGWLLQIGLVASGFVVPLMFALGVIFGALWWASVHFGRKIDAAKARFAAEAEAS from the coding sequence ATGCGGACGCTGTGCGCGAGCACCCTGATCGGTGAATTCTTCATCATCGGCTTCGCCGGGCTGGTGGCCATGAAGGACGAGGATCTGTCCACCGGGACGGTCTGGGCGGTCAGTGGGACGGCGATGCTGCTCAGCGTGGTGCTGTGCGGGATGATCACCCGTCCCGGCGGGGTGCAGCTCGGCTGGCTGCTCCAGATCGGGCTGGTCGCGAGTGGTTTCGTGGTGCCGCTGATGTTCGCCCTGGGAGTGATCTTCGGCGCCCTGTGGTGGGCGTCGGTGCACTTCGGCCGGAAGATCGACGCGGCGAAGGCGCGGTTCGCGGCGGAGGCCGAGGCGTCGTAG